One window of the Salvia splendens isolate huo1 chromosome 1, SspV2, whole genome shotgun sequence genome contains the following:
- the LOC121754152 gene encoding putative nucleobase-ascorbate transporter 10 — protein MSNPSATPSATTGDQQPPPPPSHPPLEQLPGVQFCVNSPPPLLESILLAFQHYILSLGSTVIIPTLLVPQMGGSDKDKAKVIQTLLFVSGVNTLLHSLFGTRLPSVIGGSYAFLIPATSIIQSRRYATLHPPELRFVLTMRGIQGALIMSSCFQMVFGFTGLWRNITRLLTPLSTAPLVTFTGLGLYYLGFPQIAKCFEVGIPELVLILVISQILPKYIKLKRPVLDRYSLLISLAFVWIYAEILTLSGAFNKTKQSSCRTDGSGLISSAPWFYAPFPFQWGPPTFNGGETFAAMIASFVALTESTGSLVAAARYGSATPVPPSVISRGVGWLGIGTLLNALFGSITCSTVSVENVGLLALTKAGSRRIIQYSSLFMIFFSIFGKFGAVFASMPLPIIAASYCIFLGYVSSAGLGYLQFCNLNSFRTKLILGFSFFVGISLPQYFRENHANTGTGPLHTPARWFNDMISVMLMSHATVAGLVALVLDCSLDRSTEQARKDNGSFWWDKFVAYAKDVRNNEFYKLPGKLNSCFPSF, from the exons ATGTCAAACCCATCCGCCACACCCTCCGCCACCACCGGCGATCAGcagccgcctccgcctccgtcccATCCACCCCTCGAGCAACTTCCCGGAGTCCAGTTCTGCGTCAACAGCCCACCACCCTTGT TGGAATCAATCTTGTTGGCATTCCAGCATTACATCCTCTCCCTTGGCTCAACTGTCATAATCCCAACTTTGTTAGTTCCTCAAATGGGTGGAAGTGAT AAAGACAAGGCAAAGGTGATTCAAACCTTACTATTTGTTTCTGGTGTGAACACTCTGCTGCATTCCCTTTTCGGGACGAGGCTTCCTTCAGTCATAGGCGGCTCCTACGCCTTCCTCATCCCCGCGACTTCCATCATCCAGTCCAGGAGATACGCCACATTGCATCCACCCGAGCTG AGATTTGTACTAACAATGAGGGGAATCCAAGGTGCTCTGATCATGAGTTCTTGCTTCCAAATGGTATTCGGATTCACTGGCTTGTGGCGTAACATAACAAG GCTGCTTACGCCTCTGTCCACTGCGCCTCTGGTTACCTTCACCGGGCTCGGGCTCTACTATCTTGGCTTCCCACAG ATAGCTAAATGCTTTGAAGTAGGCATACCAGAGCTTGTCTTAATCCTTGTTATCTCTCAG ATTCTCCCAAAATACATAAAGCTCAAGAGGCCAGTTTTGGACAGATACTCTCTGCTCATATCCCTTGCATTCGTGTGGATCTACGCGGAGATCCTAACATTAAGCGGCGCATTCAACAAGACGAAGCAATCTAGCTGTCGCACTGATGGCTCCGGCCTCATTAGCTCCGCGCCTTG GTTTTACGCACCATTTCCGTTTCAATGGGGGCCTCCAACTTTCAACGGCGGAGAGACATTTGCAGCGATGATCGCTTCGTTTGTAGCTCTGACTGAG TCGACTGGCTCGTTGGTTGCAGCAGCCAGGTACGGGAGTGCAACGCCCGTGCCACCTTCAGTGATCAGCCGAGGCGTCGGCTGGCTG ggGATTGGAACTCTGCTCAATGCCTTATTTGGAAGCATCACTTGCTCTACAGTATCAGT GGAAAATGTTGGCCTTTTAGCCCTCACAAAAGCAGGGAGCAGAAGAATCATTCAATATTCATCCCTCTTCATGATCTTCTTCTCGATTTTCg GGAAATTTGGCGCTGTCTTCGCATCAATGCCCCTACCGATCATCGCAGCATCCTACTGCATCTTCCTAGGCTATGTTT CATCTGCAGGGTTAGGGTATCTCCAGTTCTGCAACCTCAACAGTTTCCGGACAAAACTGATACTCGGATTCTCCTTCTTCGTTGGAATCTCTCTGCCGCAGTATTTCAGAGAGAATCACGCGAATACGGGCACCGGCCCCCTCCACACCCCTGCACGATGG TTCAATGACATGATCTCGGTGATGCTGATGTCCCATGCGACCGTGGCCGGGTTGGTGGCGCTGGTGCTCGACTGCAGCCTCGATCGTAGCACTGAGCAGGCGAGGAAAGACAACGGTTCGTTCTGGTGGGATAAGTTCGTTGCGTATGCCAAAGATGTTAGGAATAATGAGTTCTATAAGCTGCCTGGCAAACTCAATTCATGCTTCCCATCTTTCTAA
- the LOC121792367 gene encoding eukaryotic translation initiation factor 3 subunit A-like, protein MEGGERKEAAALPSDYVSLAQLQERWLQKQEETKLKQKREEEEKRERDALALKQKQKWEERERDSRAQNRWRSRNQNQRGGAKIGGGFVRATGEILEKGKEIVCGGPGDGGENNKNIGKKGGKGKKKRNFKGAAAIEEREKVGAEAEVLILSEEGGSACGSSAVELVACVSVVEVLPRNGEVAPVNRSDLRGGFKKNGRDKGSLRVNELKQSEEEGGGKKCSGSGKGEGKGRDGGSERGGDRVRGSEEKGERRRGSERGRDRRGGERWGGEGGSERG, encoded by the exons ATGGAAGGAGGGGAGAGAAAGGAGGCGGCGGCGTTGCCGTCGGACTACGTTTCGCTTGCTCAATTACAAGAGCGGTGGCTGCAGAAGCAAGAAGAGACGAAGCTGAAGCAGAAGCGggaagaagaggagaagagagagagggatgCGTTGGCGCTGAAGCAAAAACAGAAatgggaggagagagagagagattcgCGGGCCCAGAACAGGTGGAGGAGTCGGAATCAGAATCAGAGAGGAGGCGCGAAAATTGGGGGCGGGTTTGTGAGAGCGACTGGTGAGATTCTAGAGAAGGGGAAGGAGATAGTCTGTGGAGGGCCCGGTGATGGAGGAGAAAATAATAAGAACATAGGTAAGAAGGGGggaaaaggtaaaaaaaagagaaatttcaAAGGGGCTGCGGCGATTGAGGAAAGGGAGAAAGTTGGGGCTGAGGCTGAGGTGTTGATTTTGAGTGAGGAAGGTGGAAGTGCTTGCGGGTCTAGCGCGGTTGAGCTAGTAGCGTGTGTGTCTGTGGTTGAGGTTTTGCCAAGAAATGGAGAGGTTGCTCCTGTGAATAGAAGTGATTTGAGAGGTGGATTCAAGAAAAATGGCAGAGATAAGGGTTCACTTAGAGTAAATGAGTTGAAGCAGAGTGAAGAGGAGGGTGGTGGTAAGAAGTGTAGTGGGAGTGGGAAAGGGGAAGGGAAAGGTAGAGATGGTGGGAGTGAGAGAGGTGGAGATAGAGTAAGAGGGAGTGAGGAAAAAGGGGAGAGAAGGAGAGGCAGTGAGAGGGGGAGAGATAGAAGGGGAGGGGAGAGATGGGGTGGAGAGGGAGGGAGTGAGAGAG gatAG
- the LOC121754161 gene encoding uncharacterized protein LOC121754161, translating to MLKEYRPVISEGNEVELKLQNKADQDEISVVRSGIASLRVGDVNETRGRDNRAKEDGAEGGGSNVDKVAVEIEKKEDHKVLARKGENRGPWKGHRAIGIRGHDSKEKEGGVEGERSNGEIVAVEIEKKVDHKVVSRKGENRSHGRGYRENRIWGRENNAKDDGVEGGGSNGEEVAVEIEKNVDHKVLPRKGENRSYGRGYRENEISERENKTKEDGVEGGGSNGEEVAVEIEKNVDHKVLPRKGENKSYGRGYRENEIWEGENKAKEDGVEGEGSNGEGVVVEIEKKVDHKVLPRKGENRRYGRAYRENGICGPENKAKEDGVEGGGTNSEALTMEIEKKVDHKVLPRKGENRSLQRAYPANANWRGAFGRGMSHTRPDKYDDFSMKPRERIMVWVKKEDKLNA from the coding sequence ATGTTGAAGGAGTATAGGCCTGTTATTTCAGAGGGTAACGAAGTTGAACTGAAGTTGCAAAACAAGGCTGATCAGGATGAAATTTCTGTGGTTCGTAGTGGAATAGCTAGTTTAAGAGTTGGAGATGTAAATGAAACTCGGGGGCGGGACAACAGGGCGAAAGAGGATGGAGCTGAAGGGGGAGGCTCAAATGTGGATAAAGTGGCAgttgagattgagaagaaggAGGATCATAAGGTTTTAGCTAGAAAAGGAGAAAACCGGGGGCCTTGGAAGGGGCATCGAGCAATTGGAATCCGGGGGCATGACAGCAAGGAAAAAGAGGGCGGAGTTGAAGGGGAACGCTCAAATGGTGAGATAGTGGCAGTGGAGATTGAAAAGAAGGTGGATCATAAGGTTGTATCAAGAAAAGGTGAAAACAGGAGCCATGGGAGGGGATATCGAGAAAATAGAATCTGGGGGCGAGAGAACAATGCCAAAGATGATGGAGTTGAAGGTGGGGGCTCAAATGGTGAGGAAGTGGCAGTGGAGATTGAGAAGAATGTGGATCATAAGGTTTTACCAAGAAAAGGTGAAAACAGGAGCTATGGGAGGGGATATCGAGAAAATGAAATATCTGAGCGAGAGAACAAGACCAAAGAGGATGGAGTTGAAGGTGGAGGCTCAAATGGTGAGGAAGTGGCAGTGGAGATTGAGAAGAATGTGGATCATAAGGTTTTACCAAGAAAAGGTGAAAACAAGAGCTATGGGAGGGGATATCGAGAAAATGAAATTTGGGAGGGAGAGAACAAGGCCAAAGAGGATGGAGTTGAAGGTGAAGGCTCAAATGGTGAGGGAGTTGTGGTGGAGATTGAGAAGAAGGTGGATCATAAGGTTTTACCAAGAAAAGGTGAAAACAGGCGCTATGGGAGGGCATATCGAGAAAATGGCATTTGTGGGCCAGAGAACAAGGCCAAAGAGGATGGAGTTGAAGGGGGAGGCACAAATAGTGAGGCATTGACAATGGAGATTGAGAAGAAGGTGGATCATAAGGTTTTACCAAGAAAAGGTGAAAACAGGAGCTTACAGCGTGCATATCCAGCAAATGCGAACTGGAGGGGAGCTTTTGGGAGGGGAATGAGCCACACGAGGCCGGACAAATATGATGACTTCAGTatgaaaccgagagagagaatTATGGTGTGGGTGAAAAAAGAAGACAAGCTGAATGCATGA
- the LOC121754181 gene encoding LIM domain-containing protein WLIM1-like — protein MAFAGTTQKCMACEKTVYLVDKLTADNRIFHKACFRCHHCKGTLKLGNYNSFEGVLYCRHHFDQLFKRTGSLDKSFEGTPKIVKPEKPADFEKPNANKVSTMFGGTRDKCLACKNTVYPTEKVSVNGTSYHKSCFKCTHGGCTISPSNYIAHEGRLYCKHHHIQLIKEKGNLSQLEGESKNTSGVV, from the exons ATGGCATTTGCAGGTACAACTCAGAAATGCATGGCATGTGAGAAGACTGTATATCTTGTAGACAAGCTCACTGCAGACAACAGAATCTTCCACAAGGCTTGCTTTAGATGCCACCACTGCAAAGGCACTCTCAAG CTAGGGAACTACAACTCTTTTGAGGGAGTTCTCTACTGCAGGCATCACTTTGATCAGCTCTTTAAGAGAACCGGCAGTCTAGACAAAAGCTTCGAAG GCACACCCAAAATTGTGAAGCCAGAGAAACCAGCAGATTTTGAG AAACCTAATGCTAACAAGGTTTCGACCATGTTTGGTGGGACAAGAGATAAATGCCTTGCCTGCAAGAACACCGTCTACCCAACTGAGAAG GTGTCGGTGAATGGGACGTCGTACCACAAGAGCTGCTTCAAGTGCACCCATGGGGGGTGCACGATTAGCCCGTCGAACTACATAGCGCACGAGGGGCGGCTCTACTGCAAGCACCACCACATTCAACTCATCAAAGAGAAGGGCAACTTGAGCCAGTTAGAAGGAGAGAGCAAGAACACAAGTGGTGTAGTGTAG